Proteins from one bacterium genomic window:
- a CDS encoding glycerate kinase, translating into MKKILLAFDSFKGSLPAQEACRIVASTLAEVRPGWQVISKPMADGGEGTSETVLAAVSGEWCPCRVMGPLPEQTVDAGFVWFPESRTALVEMATASGITLVPDHQLNPMLTTTFGTGQLVMKALEKGPDRILLALGGSATVDGGVGAAMAMGWRFLDAAGQLVILGGGGVEAIARMIPPVSPLTLPAVEVLCDVTNPLCGERGAAAVYGPQKGATPEMVRRLDAALCRLAGFMKAQAGRDVAAVPGAGAAGGLAAGAMAFLGGRLVSGVEAVIEVCGVEKAMQGADWVITGEGRLDHQSFQGKVVSGIVAAARRNHAKVAVIAGQVTLAEEEWRRHGVSQAFGLVPLGPVTPEMIGEARPRLVDQVRLLANAIGS; encoded by the coding sequence ATGAAGAAAATTTTACTGGCATTTGACTCGTTCAAGGGGAGTCTCCCAGCCCAGGAGGCCTGCCGGATTGTGGCCTCGACGCTGGCGGAAGTCCGGCCCGGATGGCAGGTGATCTCCAAACCCATGGCTGATGGCGGGGAGGGGACTTCAGAGACGGTTCTGGCGGCGGTTTCGGGCGAGTGGTGCCCCTGTCGCGTCATGGGACCGTTGCCGGAGCAGACGGTTGACGCGGGGTTTGTCTGGTTCCCGGAAAGCCGGACCGCGCTGGTGGAAATGGCCACAGCGAGTGGAATTACCCTGGTGCCGGACCACCAGTTGAATCCGATGCTGACCACCACCTTTGGCACGGGGCAGCTGGTGATGAAGGCTTTGGAAAAGGGGCCTGACCGGATTTTGTTGGCCCTCGGCGGCAGCGCCACCGTGGATGGCGGGGTGGGTGCCGCCATGGCCATGGGGTGGCGTTTTCTGGATGCCGCGGGCCAGCTGGTCATACTGGGGGGGGGCGGTGTCGAGGCGATTGCCCGGATGATCCCTCCTGTGTCCCCGTTGACCCTGCCGGCCGTTGAGGTGTTGTGTGATGTCACGAATCCGTTATGCGGGGAGCGGGGTGCGGCGGCAGTTTACGGACCTCAGAAGGGGGCCACGCCGGAAATGGTGCGGCGCCTGGATGCCGCCTTGTGCCGCTTGGCGGGGTTCATGAAAGCACAGGCCGGCCGTGATGTGGCGGCGGTGCCCGGCGCAGGCGCCGCGGGCGGATTGGCGGCCGGGGCGATGGCCTTTTTGGGCGGCCGCCTCGTGTCCGGCGTTGAGGCGGTGATCGAGGTGTGCGGCGTGGAAAAAGCGATGCAGGGCGCCGACTGGGTGATTACGGGCGAGGGCCGCCTTGATCACCAGTCATTCCAGGGGAAAGTGGTTTCCGGGATCGTGGCGGCTGCCAGACGGAACCACGCCAAGGTGGCGGTGATTGCCGGGCAGGTGACCTTGGCTGAGGAGGAGTGGCGCCGCCATGGGGTAAGTCAGGCCTTTGGCCTGGTCCCGCTTGGGCCAGTAACCCCCGAGATGATCGGGGAGGCCCGGCCGCGCCTGGTTGATCAGGTGCGGCTACTGGCCAATGCGATCGGCTCCTGA
- a CDS encoding PIN domain-containing protein: protein MSAYLLDTSAVVAHYQKEVGHARVQALFDDEDAVLWLAAPSLLEMEACLRDIGLDAAIRRKTVDAYANELMHIVAVDERVVRRAIEIRDAAVGRLPAMDALISACAAVCGAVLVHRDSHFDTIPQQVLPSLRLSSKDDEAATATAAWNVVKEARVTYKTRRKGRRTIKSGSAKRSPQV, encoded by the coding sequence ATGAGTGCTTATCTATTAGATACGTCCGCCGTGGTGGCGCATTACCAGAAAGAAGTAGGTCATGCCCGGGTACAGGCCTTGTTCGATGACGAAGATGCGGTGTTGTGGCTTGCTGCGCCTTCCCTGTTGGAAATGGAGGCCTGTCTTCGTGATATCGGCCTGGACGCCGCCATCCGGCGTAAGACGGTGGATGCTTACGCCAATGAACTCATGCATATTGTGGCGGTGGATGAACGTGTGGTCCGGCGCGCCATCGAGATCCGCGATGCGGCGGTGGGCCGTTTGCCAGCCATGGACGCCTTGATTTCCGCGTGCGCGGCCGTTTGTGGCGCCGTACTGGTTCACAGGGACTCGCATTTCGACACCATCCCGCAACAGGTTTTGCCGAGTCTGCGGCTTTCCTCGAAGGACGACGAAGCTGCGACCGCTACGGCCGCATGGAATGTTGTGAAGGAAGCAAGGGTGACCTACAAGACGAGGCGAAAAGGCCGGCGCACGATTAAATCCGGCTCAGCCAAGAGGTCGCCGCAGGTTTAG
- a CDS encoding AbrB/MazE/SpoVT family DNA-binding domain-containing protein: MNMITKVTGKNQVTIPVSVAEQLAIHRGSRLDWRVLDDGQSVEVRVLPTRGELARKLWGRGSKQARPGSDAVAVLIAQRVRDDEERRRALGNS, encoded by the coding sequence ATGAACATGATAACAAAAGTAACAGGGAAAAATCAGGTTACGATCCCGGTCTCGGTTGCGGAACAACTGGCTATCCATCGTGGATCGCGGCTGGATTGGCGCGTTCTTGATGACGGGCAGAGTGTTGAGGTACGGGTTTTACCAACGCGGGGCGAACTGGCGCGTAAGCTGTGGGGGCGCGGGAGCAAGCAGGCGCGCCCTGGATCAGATGCGGTCGCCGTGCTTATTGCGCAGCGGGTCCGTGATGACGAAGAGCGGCGGCGGGCATTGGGGAATTCATGA
- a CDS encoding TolC family protein, which translates to MRFEILGISLCLTLLATWNGRADELDELICLAYSNSPALQAAREGTRQAEAAHDATGEFLDPRTTATAGRLDGNASAPLIAAPVWLPTADAYGGAAAVEVPIRPGIYAGVGVSEQYLIDPAKGIDSGYRTLVGGQIRIPLLQDRGFSQWRLSQARQKELQTAAEARQLETRQAVRHAVELAYIAYLMEMANAATSGSATDRAQQLLKEAEELVRLKVVPEYQLAPARLELALRREEICAASQAIDTARIRLEQVLGIAPPSLLTTNPATLITRATSLAVPELPACTASCAARGALREVDALSAAAAAESRALDDKLRPDLGLSLRGVWATEDTSSQTADTGTLIGGDTSSAAALLVWTRPWSQTGARARLRESRAREAQLAEVRRELQNRLTADLAAAHRDVTGAGERFKEITIAVEQARRTLEAEAERFRLGEGRSRNVLDAQNDLTKAYRSRNAIVAGLLKGHSDFMYACGYQPGGAPDGHQ; encoded by the coding sequence ATGAGATTTGAAATATTAGGGATTTCCCTCTGCCTGACCCTTCTGGCAACGTGGAACGGCCGTGCTGACGAACTCGATGAACTCATCTGTCTGGCCTACAGTAACAGCCCGGCCCTGCAGGCTGCCCGCGAAGGCACACGGCAGGCCGAAGCGGCCCATGACGCCACCGGCGAATTTCTCGATCCCCGCACGACCGCAACGGCCGGACGGTTAGACGGTAACGCCTCCGCCCCCCTTATCGCCGCTCCCGTGTGGTTGCCGACGGCCGATGCGTATGGTGGCGCCGCTGCCGTTGAAGTCCCGATTCGCCCGGGCATCTATGCCGGAGTCGGCGTCTCGGAGCAGTACCTGATCGACCCGGCAAAGGGAATCGACTCAGGCTATCGCACCCTCGTCGGCGGCCAGATCCGCATCCCGCTGCTCCAGGACCGGGGCTTCAGCCAGTGGCGCCTGAGTCAAGCCCGCCAGAAAGAACTGCAAACCGCCGCCGAGGCCCGCCAGCTGGAAACACGTCAAGCCGTCCGGCATGCCGTGGAACTGGCCTACATTGCGTACCTCATGGAAATGGCCAATGCCGCCACCTCAGGATCCGCCACCGACCGCGCCCAACAACTGCTGAAGGAAGCGGAGGAGCTGGTCCGGCTGAAAGTCGTCCCTGAATACCAGTTGGCTCCCGCACGACTCGAACTCGCGCTACGCCGCGAGGAAATCTGCGCCGCCAGCCAGGCGATTGATACCGCCCGCATCAGGTTGGAACAGGTTCTGGGGATTGCGCCGCCTTCCCTGCTGACAACCAATCCCGCCACGCTGATCACCCGCGCCACCAGCCTGGCCGTCCCGGAGCTGCCGGCCTGCACCGCATCGTGTGCCGCCCGCGGCGCCCTGCGCGAAGTCGACGCCCTCTCTGCAGCTGCAGCCGCTGAAAGCCGGGCGCTTGACGACAAGCTGCGCCCTGACCTGGGACTCTCCCTGCGCGGCGTCTGGGCGACAGAGGATACCTCTTCACAGACCGCCGACACGGGGACCCTTATTGGCGGCGATACCTCATCCGCCGCGGCGTTACTGGTCTGGACACGCCCTTGGAGCCAGACGGGCGCCCGCGCCCGACTCCGCGAGTCACGTGCGCGTGAAGCCCAACTCGCTGAAGTCCGCCGTGAACTGCAGAACCGGCTGACCGCCGATCTGGCGGCCGCGCACCGTGATGTGACCGGCGCCGGGGAGCGGTTCAAGGAGATCACCATCGCCGTGGAGCAGGCCCGCCGGACCCTTGAGGCCGAGGCCGAGCGCTTCCGGCTCGGCGAAGGGCGCAGCCGCAATGTGCTGGATGCCCAGAATGACCTGACCAAGGCCTACCGCTCCCGTAACGCCATTGTCGCCGGCCTGCTGAAGGGCCATTCGGATTTCATGTACGCGTGCGGCTATCAGCCGGGAGGCGCCCCTGATGGACATCAGTAA
- a CDS encoding HlyD family efflux transporter periplasmic adaptor subunit has translation MGEYRTTTGEPALTSAPQRQRRRFRRLSFTLAIILIVALAGLFIHLERSFLANGYITTEHYAEVRPATVGTVADILVQTGTIVTQGQVLATLDMTEEQAVVEEAQSRVLQTESELARRQAEIVEEKRRHEELIAIARLRVQNTSAKLTRAQELLEKGLLAGSAMEDMMLAGKLSEAELESLLKKDQTVNDQELAARRQEIKARRDALARAASRLTLKTIRAPVAGQVLRYEFVIGELMRPENIMYEIFGGDRQVMKLRIPERYAARVAVGQPYKAYLTPYGGLQPVGFTGKIEALRNVIQTEGQKTYRVAYGDFEARGRTVPPGTSAEARIYCGQVNVWQFIVDL, from the coding sequence ATGGGAGAATACCGCACCACCACCGGGGAACCCGCACTGACGTCCGCGCCGCAACGCCAACGCCGCCGGTTCCGCCGCCTGTCTTTCACCCTTGCGATCATCCTGATCGTGGCGCTCGCCGGCCTGTTCATCCACCTTGAACGCAGCTTTCTCGCCAATGGGTATATCACCACCGAACATTATGCGGAAGTGCGCCCGGCCACCGTCGGCACCGTGGCGGACATCCTGGTCCAGACCGGGACCATCGTGACGCAGGGCCAGGTGCTGGCCACTCTGGACATGACGGAAGAGCAGGCGGTCGTGGAAGAAGCGCAAAGCCGGGTGCTCCAGACGGAATCCGAACTGGCCCGGCGGCAGGCGGAAATCGTTGAGGAAAAACGACGCCATGAGGAACTGATCGCCATTGCCCGCCTGCGCGTCCAGAACACCAGCGCGAAATTGACCCGCGCCCAGGAATTGCTCGAGAAGGGACTCCTGGCCGGGAGCGCCATGGAGGACATGATGCTGGCAGGCAAGCTCTCCGAGGCCGAACTGGAGTCGCTGTTGAAAAAAGATCAGACGGTCAACGATCAGGAGTTGGCCGCCCGGCGCCAGGAAATCAAAGCCCGCCGTGATGCTCTCGCCCGGGCCGCGTCACGACTGACCTTGAAAACCATCCGTGCCCCCGTGGCCGGCCAGGTGTTGCGCTATGAGTTTGTGATCGGGGAACTGATGCGGCCCGAGAATATCATGTATGAAATTTTCGGTGGCGACCGGCAGGTGATGAAACTGCGGATCCCCGAGCGCTACGCCGCCCGGGTCGCCGTCGGCCAGCCCTACAAGGCCTATCTGACCCCCTATGGCGGCCTTCAGCCGGTCGGGTTTACGGGCAAGATCGAAGCCCTGCGGAATGTCATCCAGACCGAGGGACAGAAAACCTACCGGGTGGCCTATGGTGACTTCGAGGCCCGTGGCCGGACCGTTCCGCCCGGCACCTCGGCCGAGGCGCGCATCTACTGCGGCCAGGTCAACGTGTGGCAATTCATTGTGGACCTGTAG
- a CDS encoding ABC transporter ATP-binding protein — protein sequence MLADRLKVFIPMLSPYKRRLWGLLGLTALLSILAMLPPLVMRAIVDRVITPGDRAPLFMLGLAMILLPLLSAGCSYLQTLGITYVGQKFVFDMRQTLYRHLLRLSMRFFGKTGVGMLVNRLMGDTGAVQNLLTAQTISIVSDLVCSAFAITATFLINWRLALVILLLMVIFVINVRLNIGFIRQTNRNYQRSMDRLSAGLQDRLMTTMVVKSYGAEAREQRVFRAQSDSSLKQVRTMQVANNTFSTNTSLLAEAGRATIYFSGCAMVLMELMTYGDVLAFTTYAMQLLWPAVRFSLLAKQIQDVGVAADRLTELFTETPEIQDLPDAQILPRLSGRVDFDHVDFHYNPGKPIIRDFSLHVAPGQTVALIGPTGCGKSTLLSLLLRFFDVTGGTLRLDGHDIRKVRLSQLRRQFGIVLQEPQLFTASIADNIRYARPGATQAEIETAAQTAEIHDFIMTLPNGYNTLIGTEGTQLSTGQKQRITIARAVAANPAILIMDEATSALDSESEQAIQLAMERLLKDRTAFIVAHRLSTIRTADVIILMRQGQVLEQGSHDDLMKIPGGHYAAIYAKFMGRGTLDESQTA from the coding sequence ATGCTCGCCGATAGACTGAAAGTGTTCATCCCGATGCTGTCGCCCTACAAGAGGCGGCTGTGGGGACTGCTGGGACTGACGGCCTTGTTATCAATCCTGGCGATGCTCCCGCCCCTGGTCATGCGGGCCATCGTCGACCGGGTGATCACCCCCGGGGACCGGGCCCCCCTCTTTATGCTGGGACTGGCCATGATCCTGCTACCCCTGTTGAGCGCCGGCTGTTCCTATCTGCAAACCCTGGGCATCACCTACGTAGGGCAGAAGTTTGTCTTCGACATGCGGCAGACACTCTACCGGCATTTGTTGCGGCTCTCCATGCGGTTCTTCGGCAAGACTGGCGTCGGCATGCTCGTCAACCGCCTCATGGGTGATACCGGGGCGGTCCAGAACCTGCTCACCGCACAAACCATCAGCATCGTCTCCGATCTGGTCTGCTCCGCCTTCGCCATCACCGCCACCTTTCTCATCAACTGGCGGCTGGCCCTCGTCATCCTGCTCCTGATGGTGATCTTCGTGATCAACGTCCGCCTCAACATCGGGTTCATCCGGCAGACCAACCGGAATTACCAGCGGTCCATGGACCGGCTGTCTGCCGGGCTGCAGGACCGGCTGATGACCACGATGGTCGTCAAAAGCTATGGAGCGGAGGCACGCGAACAGCGCGTGTTCCGGGCCCAGTCGGATTCCAGCCTGAAGCAGGTCCGCACGATGCAGGTCGCCAATAACACCTTCTCGACGAACACCTCGCTGCTGGCCGAGGCCGGCCGCGCCACCATTTATTTTTCCGGCTGCGCGATGGTGCTCATGGAGTTGATGACCTATGGCGATGTGCTCGCGTTCACCACCTACGCCATGCAGCTGCTCTGGCCGGCCGTGCGGTTCTCGCTGCTGGCCAAACAGATCCAGGATGTGGGTGTGGCCGCCGACCGGCTGACCGAGCTGTTCACGGAAACTCCCGAGATCCAGGATCTGCCCGATGCGCAGATCCTGCCCCGCCTGAGCGGCCGGGTGGATTTCGACCACGTTGACTTCCACTACAACCCCGGCAAGCCGATCATCCGCGACTTCAGTCTCCATGTGGCGCCCGGCCAGACGGTGGCGCTCATCGGGCCAACGGGGTGCGGCAAGAGCACCCTCCTCTCCCTGCTCCTGCGCTTCTTTGATGTCACCGGCGGGACCCTGCGGCTTGATGGCCATGATATCCGCAAGGTGCGGCTCTCACAACTCCGCCGCCAGTTCGGCATCGTGCTCCAGGAGCCGCAGCTCTTTACCGCCAGTATTGCCGACAACATCCGCTACGCCCGGCCGGGCGCCACCCAGGCGGAAATCGAGACCGCCGCACAGACTGCCGAGATTCACGACTTCATCATGACCCTGCCGAACGGCTACAACACCCTGATCGGCACCGAGGGCACCCAACTGTCCACCGGCCAGAAGCAGCGCATCACCATTGCCCGCGCCGTCGCGGCCAATCCGGCCATCCTCATCATGGATGAAGCCACCAGCGCCCTGGATAGTGAATCCGAGCAGGCCATTCAACTCGCCATGGAACGTCTGCTGAAAGACCGGACGGCCTTCATCGTGGCACACCGGCTCAGCACGATCCGCACCGCGGACGTGATCATCCTGATGCGTCAGGGGCAGGTGCTGGAGCAGGGTAGCCATGATGACCTCATGAAAATCCCCGGCGGACACTATGCGGCCATCTATGCCAAATTCATGGGGCGCGGCACCCTCGACGAAAGCCAGACCGCATGA